The Seriola aureovittata isolate HTS-2021-v1 ecotype China chromosome 12, ASM2101889v1, whole genome shotgun sequence genome window below encodes:
- the napgb gene encoding N-ethylmaleimide-sensitive factor attachment protein, gamma b, which produces MMMKEQKKMPEAIQYIEKACMMYMENGTPDTAAMALDRAGKLIEPINLEKAVDLYQKAAGVFENEDRLRQAVELLGKASRLLVRLKRLDEAAVALQKEKNMYKEIENFPMCFKKTTAQVLIHLHRGDYVAADKCVRESYSLPGYSGSEDCIAMETLLQGYDEQDEDQVYRVCNSPLLKYMDNDYAKLAISLRVPGGGGKKKKAAAAPQGGASGAPAAADEDDDYEGGLC; this is translated from the exons atgatgatgaag GAACAAAAGAAGATGCCAGAGGCCATCCAGTACATAGAGAAAGCCTGTATGATGTACATGGAGAACGGGACCCCTGACACTGCTGCCATGGCTCTGGACAGGGctggaaa ACTGATTGAGCCTATAAACCTGGAGAAAGCTGTGGACCTGTATCAAAAGGCAGCTGGTGTGTTTGAG aATGAGGACCGTCTGCGTCAGGCTGTTGAACTGCTGGGCAAAGCCTCCAGACTTCTGGTCAGGTTAAAAAG GTTGGACGAAGCAGCGGTGGCtctgcagaaagagaagaacaTGTACAAAGAGATCGAGAACTTCCCCATGTGCTTCAAG aaAACAACTGCCCAAGTGCTGATTCATCTTCACAGAGGGGACTACGTAGCAGCTGATAAATGTGTCAGAGAAAGTTACAG TCTGCCTGGCTACAGTGGAAGCGAAGATTGCATCGCCATGGAGACGCTACTGCAGGGCTACGATGAGCAGGACGAGGACCAGGTTTACCGCGTGTGCAACTCACCTTTACTGAAGTACATGGACAATGAC TACGCCAAGCTGGCCATTTCCCTGAGGGTccccggaggaggaggaaagaagaagaaggctgcagctgctccacagGGTGGCGCTAGTGGGGCGCCAGCTGCCGCCGATGAGGATGATGATTATGAGGGCGGGTTGTGTTAG